The Apium graveolens cultivar Ventura chromosome 11, ASM990537v1, whole genome shotgun sequence genome has a window encoding:
- the LOC141696988 gene encoding uncharacterized protein LOC141696988 isoform X4: MDSDLPLLEISGEDDSLIQQTPTLRNDAVKVTDAFFSISPLQLPISPINQSMKNNVAPKRAGCSSPKISNKENMNYNKAEGPRLTPHQMKRRKKGYNLRKSLAWDKAFFTEEGVLDPDELSMISGSYGNSYGEALPAISEERMKSPYSSSKYKFASENLQAFSASKNGKNGGLLQPQHNLLAADSKGAHSNGVSSCNRSGIKSGRCPRPLPSSSLKRPAHVHNTRSATKDSHLPKIPDHKSGPHSLLKASKSSMLGTGQLKHNQIARPINTHKDIPPESSCKNVKSTLNKEKSDPKCTQLLAKASAQPSRENMQANSTLEVNSFTNLQGSQIRKPTRSSEANLKPDIPSSTVLSGEGLYRPKTVAGLPSRSTSITVGNESQLQKVKPSGLRMPSPSLGYFAQNNIQPSNTPKCTVIGSRKSVRNFRAPHAPKSIYMDIPENSTAGLSSSMQCPEVAASKAAMPKAIKSDLMVSDIKNGNIRLLPDKSSEPKRSKHAVHVDIGTEENIGRHGKHKNIKEIAYELDTNVHSKNDPKLLESETCEKSQEDNHGRRVYIQCQNQMIDMKISLCKPENISTSSDLIDGQLVNHNEISNIKKKMSTLSYNLEPQNHCLGVEQTFQCNPSIHSEEFQGKEANAVNEYVIPERNEFGEIELSAAEVISAISVARSQDGELDTNLMTEQLPLEQSGSVEATLPVEIQDSSTGPHSRHEVESIDNATSPNVGKPFLCEVSGSWVQYDLASLNEGDKSEVLSFRNDCIMECVTTDFCLDGTGEGKTVEASQIECIDNIIKEGSTLARSQDGELDTNLMTVQLPLEAQSGSVEATLPVEIQDCSTGPHSRHEVESIDNATFSNVRKPFLCEVSGSWVQYDQASLNEGDKSEALSSRNECIKECVTTNFCLDGTGEGKTVEASQIECIDNIIKEGSILARSQDGELDTNLMTGQLPLEAQSGSVEATLPVEIQDSSIGPHPRHEVESIDNATSPNVGKPFLCEVSGSWVQYDQASLKEGDKSEVLSFRNDCIKECVTTDFCLDGTGEGKTVEASQIECIDSIIKEGSTLRASVGSEADCSQHVSSIQDSSIGPHPRHEVESIDNATSPNVGKPFLCEVSGSWVQYDQASLNESNKSEVLSFRNDCIKECVATDFCLDGTGEGKTVEASQIECIDSIIKEGSTLRASIGSEADCSPHVSQFQNFKRTHEDTSGVDLLTSKSRVKISQQQHMNITEISEQFREESNLSLLVLVNGQLLNHTEICNSKSNASTSSDNLELQSPCLEVEQNSQCNPTFYSEKFHGKDANASKEFVIRENNEVDKSESYSSEVILALSVAGSQDGEFDMNQITEQLDLQEEFGFVEVSPAVETQDCSTGTQIGHQVEPVDNDASFIGGKHLPGVAYGSCLQYDQDSYHEGRESDAHSYNNDAIMEFIENDSCLDGTGKENTVAFQIESTGRIVEESSTMQTSSGSEATSFQHLSQFQNFEKTQEDRSEVDILTNKSNVKTSQQQDMSITLTTEKFSEESNLSSWNTIFNPCFMDSVEAYMKDKDASTSTRKQPEWGRKPNCTKIPQNYAVRFSNAFAGAREEHDDHFAELPDTVKPLACDAKKVSYVERQTLGCDISKDTSRNRGVTDLTDLSSSEMDRNSNEFLYRSKQSEQESDFHTIVHQLSTSSDLIEGLRDHRDNFHSESKSQILMDTLKLQSPCLEVEQNYQCKPEVYTKELRGDKVNANYQFVICERSKDSESEINGCKVISAPSPAQSKKAEFDLNRLKEQRPLEAQFDLVEVSPTVDIQDCSTDVHLGSEVVPIDNVTSLNAAKPFLGEVSGSFVPYDQALIQEGGYCDAHSLRNNAIMECVAADSSLDGTAEGETVEVFQNENTDRIVEESSVLRASSGSEARCFKHSEFANLEREHNDTNGVDFLSSKSHVKISQWQYKNIIGTTEQFKEESYLSGSDTVSDQCSGDSSHAYMKGSDATSSIKKKSESGTKPNHLIIPPPDAVPFSDEWLAAIEAAGEDILTKKSGAVQNSPPEKSLPEPSPWSPVKRKTNEIGPFDCTKCTNTQPADL; encoded by the exons AAAGCATGAAAAATAATGTGGCTCCAAAGAGAGCAGGCTGTTCATCCCCAAAAATCAGCAACAAAGAGAACATGAATTATAACAAGGCAGAAGGCCCAAGGCTCACTCCACATCAAATGAAAAGGAGGAAAAAAGGTTACAATCTAAGAAAAAGCTTAGCATGGGACAAAGCTTTTTTCACTGAAGAAG GTGTTTTGGATCCTGATGAATTATCAATGATTAGCGGGTCATATGGTAACTCTTATGGAGAGGCACTTCCTGCTATTAGTGAAGAAAGAATGAAATCACCATACAGTAGTTCCAAGTATAAATTTGCTTCTGAAAATTTGCAAGCTTTTTCAGCAAGCAAGAACGGAAAAAATGGTGGTCTGTTGCAGCCGCAGCATAATTTACTAGCTGCTGATTCTAAG GGAGCCCATTCAAATGGTGTTAGCAGCTGTAACAGAAGTGGGATTAAAAGTGGAAGATGTCCAAGGCCTTTGCCGTCGTCTTC CCTTAAAAGACCTGCGCATGTGCATAACACCAGATCAGCCACGAAGGATTCGCATCTTCCAAAAATTCCGGACCACAAGTCTGGTCCTCATTCACTCCTTAAAGCTTCTAAGAGCAGCATGCTTGGGACAGGCCAGTTGAAGCATAATCAGATTGCTCGTCCCA TAAATACTCACAAGGATATACCTCCTGAAAGCTcctgtaaaaatgtcaaaagtACTCTAAATAAAGAAAAATCTGATCCCAAGTGTACGCAGTTACTTGCCAAAGCTTCAGCACAGCCTTCTAGAGAGAATATG CAGGCGAACTCAACACTGGAAGTAAATTCATTCACCAATTTACAAGGTTCACAAATTAGAAAACCTACTAGGAGTTCAGAGGCAAATCTGAAGCCAGATATTCCTTCTAGTACAGTACTTTCAGGTGAAGGTCTATACAGACCCAAGACAGTTGCAGGTTTGCCTTCTCGGAGCACTTCAATTACCGTAGGGAATGAGTCTCAGCTTCAAAAAGTGAAACCTTCAGGTCTGAGAATGCCATCCCCGTCATTAGGTTATTTTGCGCAG AATAACATTCAACCTAGCAATACTCCAAAATGTACTGTAATTGGTTCCCGAAAATCCGTTCGCAACTTTAGGGCCCCACATGCACCAAAAAGCATATATATGGACATTCCAGAAAATTCAACAGCAGGCTTGAGCTCCAGTATGCAATGCCCAGAAGTTGCTGCATCTAAAGCTGCTATGCCCAAAGCAATCAAGTCAGATTTAATGGTTAGTGATATCAAGAATGGAAACATACGACTTCTGCCGGATAAAAGTTCTGAACCTAAAAGGTCTAAGCATGCAGTGCATGTTGATATTGGTACAGAGGAAAACATTGGCAGACATGGGAAACACAAAAATATTAAGGAAATTGCTTATGAATTAGATACCAATGTACATAGTAAGAATGATCCCAAGCTCCTAGAAAGTGAAACCTGCGAGAAGTCGCAGGAAGATAACCATGGCAGAAGAGTTTATATACAATGCCAGAATCAGATGATAGATATGAAAATCTCTCTTTGTAAACCTGAAAACATTTCTACTAGTTCAGATCTGATAGATGGACAACTAGTGAACCACAACGAGATTTCAAACATCAAAAAGAAGATGAGTACTTTGTCCTATAATTTAGAGCCTCAAAATCATTGCCTTGGAGTTGAACAAACTTTCCAGTGTAATCCTTCAATCCATTCTGAAGAATTCCAAGGCAAAGAAGCCAATGCGGTTAATGAGTATGTTATTCCTGAAAGAAATGAATTTGGTGAAATTGAATTAAGTGCTGCTGAGGTTATTTCTGCCATATCAGTAGCTCGAAGTCAAGATGGTGAACTTGATACAAATCTTATGACAGAGCAGCTTCCTTTGGAACAATCCGGCTCTGTAGAGGCTACTCTACCAGTCGAAATTCAAGACTCTTCAACTGGTCCACATTCCAGGCATGAAGTTGAGTCCATTGATAATGCTACTTCTCCGAATGTAGGCAAGCCTTTTCTTTGCGAAGTATCTGGCTCATGGGTCCAGTATGATCTGGCTTCATTAAATGAAGGCGACAAAAGTGAGGTGCTTAGCTTTAGGAATGATTGTATTATGGAATGTGTTACAACTGATTTTTGCTTGGACGGCACTGGTGAGGGAAAAACTGTTGAAGCATCTCAGATTGAATGTATTGATAATATTATCAAAGAAGGTTCAACATTAGCTCGAAGTCAAGATGGTGAACTTGATACAAATCTAATGACAGTGCAGCTTCCTTTGGAAGCACAATCCGGCTCTGTAGAGGCTACTCTACCAGTTGAAATTCAAGACTGTTCAACTGGCCCACATTCCAGGCATGAAGTTGAGTCCATTGATAATGCTACTTTTTCGAATGTACGCAAGCCTTTTCTTTGCGAAGTATCTGGCTCATGGGTCCAGTATGATCAGGCTTCATTAAATGAGGGCGACAAAAGTGAGGCGCTTAGCTCTAGGAATGAGTGTATTAAGGAATGTGTTACAACTAATTTTTGCTTGGACGGCACTGGTGAGGGAAAAACTGTTGAAGCATCTCAGATTGAATGTATTGATAATATTATCAAAGAAGGTTCAATATTAGCTCGAAGTCAAGATGGTGAACTTGATACAAATCTTATGACAGGGCAGCTTCCTTTGGAAGCACAATCCGGCTCTGTAGAGGCTACTCTACCAGTCGAAATTCAAGACTCTTCAATTGGTCCACATCCCAGACATGAAGTTGAGTCCATTGATAATGCTACTTCTCCGAATGTAGGCAAGCCTTTTCTTTGCGAAGTATCTGGCTCATGGGTCCAGTATGATCAGGCTTCATTAAAAGAAGGCGACAAAAGTGAGGTGCTGAGCTTTAGAAATGATTGTATTAAGGAATGTGTTACAACTGATTTTTGCTTGGACGGCACTGGTGAGGGAAAAACTGTTGAAGCATCTCAGATTGAATGCATTGATAGTATTATCAAAGAAGGTTCAACATTACGAGCTTCAGTTGGAAGTGAAGCTGATTGTTCTCAGCATGTGTCTTCAATTCAAGACTCTTCAATTGGTCCACATCCCAGACATGAAGTTGAGTCCATTGATAATGCCACTTCTCCGAATGTTGGCAAGCCTTTTCTTTGCGAGGTATCTGGCTCATGGGTCCAGTATGATCAGGCTTCGTTAAATGAAAGCAACAAAAGTGAGGTGCTTAGCTTTAGGAATGATTGTATTAAGGAATGTGTTGCAACTGATTTTTGCTTGGACGGCACTGGTGAGGGAAAAACTGTTGAAGCATCTCAGATTGAATGCATTGATAGTATTATCAAAGAAGGTTCAACATTACGAGCTTCAATTGGAAGTGAAGCTGATTGTTCTCCGCATGTGTCTCAATTTCAGAACTTCAAGAGAACACATGAAGATACAAGTGGAGTAGATTTGTTGACTAGCAAGTCTCGTGTCAAAATATCACAGCAGCAACATATGAACATTACTGAGATTAGTGAGCAATTTAGAGAAGAATCGAACCTGTCTCTTTTGGTTCTAGTAAATGGACAACTATTAAACCACACTGAGATTTGCAATTCCAAAAGCAATGCAAGTACTTCATCCGATAATTTAGAGCTTCAAAGTCCCTGCCTAGAGGTTGAACAAAATTCCCAGTGTAACCCTACATTCTATTCTGAAAAATTCCATGGAAAAGATGCCAATGCGAGTAAAGAGTTTGTTATTCGAGAAAATAATGAAGTTGATAAAAGTGAATCATATAGTTCTGAGGTCATTTTGGCCCTATCAGTTGCGGGAAGTCAAGATGGTGAATTTgatatgaatcaaataacagaGCAGCTTGATTTACAAGAAGAGTTTGGTTTTGTAGAGGTTAGCCCGGCTGTTGAAACTCAAGACTGTTCTACTGGTACACAAATCGGCCATCAAGTTGAGCCCGTTGATAATGATGCTTCTTTTATTGGGGGCAAGCATCTTCCTGGTGTAGCATATGGTTCATGTCTCCAATATGATCAGGATTCATACCACGAAGGTCGTGAAAGTGATGCACATAGCTATAATAATGATGCTATCATGGAGTTTATTGAAAATGATTCTTGCTTAGATGGTACTGGTAAGGAAAACACTGTTGCGTTTCAAATTGAATCCACTGGTAGAATTGTAGAAGAAAGTTCGACAATGCAAACTTCCAGTGGAAGTGAAGCCACAAGTTTTCAGCATTTGTCTCAATTTCAAAATTTTGAGAAAACTCAGGAAGATAGAAGTGAAGTAGATATCTTGACCAACAAGTCGAATGTCAAAACATCACAACAGCAGGATATGAGCATTACTTTGACTACTGAGAAATTTAGTGAAGAATCAAATCTGTCTAGTTGGAACACTATATTTAATCCCTGCTTTATGGATAGTGTAGAGGCCTACATGAAGGACAAAGATGCAAGTACATCAAC CAGGAAACAACCAGAATGGGGTAGAAAACCTAATTGTACAAAAATACCACAGAATTATGCTGTCCGGTTCTCCAATGCTTTTGCTGGTGCCAGGGAG GAGCATGATGACCACTTTGCGGAACTACCTGACACAGTAAAACCTTTGGCATGTGATGCTAAAAAGGTCTCTTATGTGGAACGCCAGACACTTGGTTGTGATATCTCAAAAGATACAAGTAGAAATAGGGGAGTAACTGATTTAACAGACCTATCTTCTAGTGAAATGGACCGAAACAGCAACGAGTTTCTGTATAGAAGCAAACAATCTGAGCAGGAGAGTGATTTTCATACTATTGTTCATCAACTATCTACTAGTTCAGATCTGATAGAAGGACTACGAGACCACAGGGATAATTTTCATAGCGAAAGCAAGTCTCAAATCTTAATGGACACTTTAAAGCTTCAAAGTCCTTGCCTTGAAGTTGAACAGAATTACCAGTGTAAGCCCGAAGTGTATACTAAAGAATTGCGAGGCGACAAAGTCAATGCAAATTATCAGTTTGTCATTTGCGAAAGAAGCAAGGATAGCGAAAGTGAAATAAATGGTTGCAAAGTCATTTCTGCCCCATCTCCAGCTCAGAGTAAAAAAGCTGAATTCGATTTAAATCGATTAAAAGAGCAACGTCCTTTAGAGGCACAGTTTGATCTTGTAGAGGTTAGTCCGACAGTTGATATTCAGGACTGCTCCACAGATGTACATCTCGGGAGTGAAGTTGTGCCCATTGATAATGTTACTTCTTTAAATGCGGCCAAGCCTTTTCTAGGTGAAGTATCTGGTTCATTCGTCCCATATGATCAGGCTTTAATACAGGAAGGCGGCTATTGCGATGCTCATAGCTTAAGAAACAATGCTATTATGGAGTGTGTTGCCGCTGATTCTTCCTTAGACGGTACTGCTGAGGGAGAAACTGTTGAAGTTTTTCAAAATGAAAACACTGACAGAATTGTAGAGGAAAGTTCGGTGTTACGAGCTTCTAGTGGTAGTGAAGCCAGATGTTTTAAGCATTCTGAATTTGCAAACTTGGAGAGAGAACACAATGATACAAATGGAGTTGATTTTTTGAGCAGCAAGTCTCATGTCAAAATATCACAGTGGCAATATAAAAACATTATTGGAACCACAGAGCAATTTAAAGAGGAATCATACCTATCTGGTTCAGACACTGTATCTGATCAGTGTTCTGGGGACAGTAGCCATGCTTATATGAAAGGCAGTgatgcaacttcatcaat CAAGAAGAAATCTGAAAGTGGTACAAAACCTAATCATTTAATTATACCACCGCCTGATGCTGTTCCTTTCTCCGATGAATGGTTGGCTGCTATTGAAGCTGCTGGCGAG GACATATTGACAAAGAAAAGTGGTGCTGTACAAAATTCCCCTCCTGAAAAATCCCTTCCTGAACCAAGTCCATGGTCTCCA GTGAAACGAAAGACCAATGAGATTGGACCTTTTGATTGTACAAAATGCACCAACACTCAACCTGCCGATTTGTAG